The Halorussus gelatinilyticus genome contains the following window.
CGCGCTTGCCGACGCACAAGTCGGAGGACGGCGATACGGTGTACCAAGGACACGGTTGGTACGGTGGTCTGAACGGCGACGAAGAGGGCGCGAGACCCGAGTCCATCTGGGGGGAAGAAGCCGAATCGATAGCGGAGGACCTCCAATTGAGCCGTCCAGACGGTCCAGGAACGAGCATCCAAGTTGTGGACTTCCGTGTACCTACAGCGGAAGAGCGACTGGACGACGAGGAGTTAGCGGACCAGATTACGGAGATGGCAATCGAGTGGTTCTGGCCCGCGATTTATCGTGGTGATCTGGAGGTAGCAGTCGAAGTGGAAGGTGAGTCAAAGCAAGCAAGTATCGACGAGTATCCGCAGTACGAACCCTTCACGAACTGTCTAGACGACCGTGATGACTCGGTCAGTGAGCTGGATGAATCCGGAGATGTCGCGCAGGCCGCCATATCACTCGACGTACCCGAGAAGAGCGACGGCAGTGGCGGTGCGGATGGCCAACTCGGTTTGCTAGTTCGCCGTGCAAATACGGGTGAGTATCAGCATCGGAACGAGGTGGCGTTCGTCCGTGGTGCAGGAATGGTTGTTGAGTACTACGACCGAGACCGAGTCGTCGTCGGGAACCAGGACTTCCACGCCGTCCTCCTCGGTGGGCGCGCGAGACCTTGGGGAACCGATGAAAGTCCACAAGACGCAGATACTATCGTAGAGGAATTCTTGACCGCTGCGGAGCCACCCCAGCACGACGAGTGGGTGCGAACGGAGACACTGGCGAACACCTACTCTCGGGGATTCCGGACCGCAGTAGAGGGCATCAAGTCTGACGTGACCGAGACATTACGGGGATTCGTCGCGCCCGACGTTGACCGTGGCACGACTGGGCCTCAGCGTCTAGGAAACCGGTTCAAGATCGGAAACGAATCACGAGGTGGTCGCTCTGATCGTGAGTCACCCAGTAGTCAGCGTGTCACCGGAGACACGAACATCTCGTTCGACGATGTGTACACACACTGGTCGTTTAACGGCGAGGTGGAGCCCTTAAGCGACCGTAACGAGATACGAGCAGTCACCGTCTCCCTGATCCGGATGGCAGAGGAGAGAGCGACGTCGGATCGCCTTCCCGTACAGAACATCTCGTCGGATACGGCTGGAGTTTCGATATCACTCCCGGAACAAAACGACGTCCAAGTGGGACGGCTAGAGCCGGCTCCTGGCACGTCAAAGATCTCCTTTGAGGGTGTCTCAATAGAGGATCACAGACAAGTCGAGACCAGATTGAAGGTGTCGGTTGACGTGGCAGAACGGAGGGACGAGTGATGGCGACTGTCAACGAGGAAGTTGAAGGAGCAGAGCCGGACGAAGAAGGAGAAGACGACGTCCAGACAGGTAGCTTAGTCAGCCAGTCCCTCCCGCATGAGTATCAAGAAGAAACGCTTGAATTCGACGTGGAATCATTCCGTCTAGACGGAGCTCCGCTTGGTGATCGAGGAGACCTTGACGAGGACGACCAGTTTTTGTCGCTGGTGGACGAGGGTGACTGGGAGACTCTGGAGTTAGAAGGTACGGTTACCGTCGATCAGGATACTATTGAGGAAGTCTTCCCGTTTGATGAGTGGGAAGAGACGCCAGGTCGTCTCGCACTGGTGAAAGAGAATCCCCTCGCAATGAGTCGAGACCGGCAGATACTCGCCGACTCTCCCTTGGATGGAGGGACCTACGAATTCACTCTGTGCATCAATCGAGACGACCACCGTGGACGAGTGAAGATCAAGCCGTTCCTCACTAGAACCGAGGAAGGCGAGTCTGGAGGATCGAAACACGCGTCCAAGGTTGGTGCACGAGTCGCTGACGGACTCTCGTGGGTCATTCGACTTGACGAGAGTAAAGACGGTGGAAGTCTTCTCATGCCGATTATTGAGGACTTCAGCGACTACGACAGCTTCCCCGACGAGAGCCACATCCACTATCTCAGCTTAGAGGCACCTCGGAACCCACAACTCTACTTGAACAGGGAACACCCACAGGTGGTCGAAGTGCTGAAGAACTCGGGAGCCACGGGTGGGCCACCCCGATTGCGTGACGTACTCTACGACTACATTGAACACTCCGTCTGGACGCAGTTGCTGATGCAGACAGCACGCGACACAAGTCCCGACACCGGCGAACCAGAGTACAGCTGGGAGGAAGACGTATTAGATATCTTCTTGGATGATTTGTATCCAGATCTCGGGGACGACGAGGCAGCGATCCAACTTGCCGAGGACGTTCGGAGCCACGTCGATATCCCAGATCTCGTCCAGCGGATCGAACGTACGGTACATCAGCAGTACGACATCCCATCCGACACGACGAATCTAATTGAGGAGGCGATCCAGAGTGACGACTGAGCTTCACCACCTGCAGAGTGCAGCCCACCCGATGATTGACACTCAATTCCTCGCGGGCGAGCGCGAGCTCACGGAGAAAGACCTTCGCCCGTACTTACAGCCGCTAGGTCGTTCCATAGATCTAAGTCCGGTAGACGAGCGGATTGAGGAAATCCGTGCGGACGACGACATTGACGCTTCGCTTATTGACGCCGAACTAGCGCCGACACTCCATCGCACCCTTGATTTGACACGTAACGAGGCAGCAGACGCTGGGCTGTGGCACTACCTTTGTGTCGTTCGGTTCCCTGAGTTCGTTCACTACCGGTGGGACCACGTCTTCAATCCGGAGAGTCCGGGTAACATGGAGGAGAAGTTCTTGAAGGCCGGAACGGACGCTTACTCCAACGCACTGCACCGGATCTGGTGGGGTGCCGAGCTCACCTACGAGGAAGGTGAATCGGGAGAAGTTGAGGATCGGGACTACAGTAGAACGAAGCGAGTCCTCGGTTTCCAAGAACTCGCCAATGACATCCTTGACCACGACTTTGCACGGTACATCCCAGTTACGCACGCCTGCGGTGATCTCCTCGGTCACGACACATTAAACGAAATCAAGGACGAGGGTACGTACGACGACCCACCGTCAAACAGTAACATCGCAAGTCGAAC
Protein-coding sequences here:
- a CDS encoding DUF6339 family protein, translating into MTTELHHLQSAAHPMIDTQFLAGERELTEKDLRPYLQPLGRSIDLSPVDERIEEIRADDDIDASLIDAELAPTLHRTLDLTRNEAADAGLWHYLCVVRFPEFVHYRWDHVFNPESPGNMEEKFLKAGTDAYSNALHRIWWGAELTYEEGESGEVEDRDYSRTKRVLGFQELANDILDHDFARYIPVTHACGDLLGHDTLNEIKDEGTYDDPPSNSNIASRTTTLLREELTVRRVEMMEEDDIVETIKELRDDVMRREAGWS